Below is a genomic region from Streptomyces sp. RPA4-2.
TACGCGTCGAGTACTGCGGAGTCTGCGCCAGCGACATCTCCGCCGTCCGCCACGGCGACGTGTTCCCCCTCGTGCCGGGCCACGAGATGACCGGCGAGATCACCGCTGTCGGCATCGCGGTGACCCGGTTCGAAATCGGCGACAAGGTGGCCGTGGGCAACATCATCGACTCCTGCGGTACCTGCCCGCCCTGCCTCGCGGGCCGTGAGAACTGGTGCCGGCGCTTCCCGACCCTGACCTACGGGAACACCGACCCGAAGGACGGTCTGGTGACCCGCGGCGGCTACTCCTCGGAGTACGTCCTGCCCGCGAAGTTCACCTACCACCTGCCCGAGGGCCTGGACCCGGCCGGTGCCGCACCCCTCATGTGCGCCGGGATCACCACCTACTCGCCCATGAAGCGCTGGGGCGTCGGCCCGGGCAAGTCGGTCGGCATCGTCGGCATGGGAGGACTCGGCCACATCGCCCTCAAACTCGCCCACGCACTCGGCGCCGAGGTCGTGCAGTTCACCCGGAGCGAGGACAAGGCGGACGAGGCACGGGCACTGGGCGCCGACGACGTGGTCCTGTCCACCGACGAGAAGCAGATGGCCGCCCAGACCGGCCGTTTCGACTTCATCCTCGACACCGTCGGCGCGCCGCACTCCGTCGAGCCGTACATGAGCGCGCTCGGCATGGACGGAACGCTCTGCGTGGTCGGCATCCCCGAGGGCGCCATCGAGGTGAACCCGCTCAGCCTGATCCACGGCGCGAAGACCCTTGCCGGCGCCGGCAGCGGCGGCACCGTCGAGACCCGGGAGATGCTCGACTTCTGCGCCGAACACGGCATCACCGCCGAGATCGAACTCATGCGCCCCGACCAGATCAACGAGGCACTGGGCCGCCTGGCCCGCAACGATGTCCGCTACCGCTTCGTCCTCGACATGGCCGCCCAGCGGCAGTGAGCCCCCGTCACGGTCTCAGCGGGCGTCGATGGTGGGCCGGAGGGGCTGTGACCGTCCGGCATTGATCAGACGTCGGGCACGTTCCGGCCAAAGCCCCACCGCGCCCTGGCCGATGCTCACTTCGCGACCGGCGCGCCCACCGGTACGGCGCTCCTGAAATCGCTGAGCGTGAGCGTGTTGTGAATGTCGGGATCGGAAGCGAAGTGGATGTCCTGTCGCACGCGTACGACTCGGCCCTCCTTGTCGATCCACACGGCGGCGTCGATCGTGGTGGCGGGGCGCAGATTGCGCCCGATGGTCCTGTCGACCGCTTCGAGGTCTTTCGGGGTGAGGCGGGCCGACACACGGACGGGTTCGCTCCCCCGGTGCACGGCGCCGCTGTGACCGAGTATGAGGTGCACGTACCGCGGAAGCCGGTCCGTGGGAATGCCGCCCTCGGCCGTCGACGCGGGGAACTCCTGCCACTCGCCGTCGGAGCCGCTCGCACGCCGGTACACCTTCTGCCGGGTGATCACGACGTCTTCGGTGTACTGCTCGGTCTTGTCCGTCGTACGCCCCGTCAAGGGCGCGTTGAGGTTGATCCTTCCGGTCATGAGCTGCAGTCGTCTGGTTCCGGATTGCGTGACGGCTCTGATCGCGGCCGAGTAGGGAGCGTCGTCGGCCGCGGCCAGCCGGTCGAGAACCACCTGCCGGCCGGTTTTCGCTCGCGCGGGTGAGCCTGCGGCACATGCCGAGAGCAGCAGTCCCGAGAGCGCCAGGATCAGGGGTGCCGTCCGGTGGTGAATCAAGGATGGATCCTCGCAGAGCCGGCCCGGCGGGAGAGCCATGCCCCAGGCCGCGGGGTGGATGGTGGGCCCATCCTTCCCTGCCGCG
It encodes:
- a CDS encoding NAD(P)-dependent alcohol dehydrogenase, producing the protein MRNVSGWAAHHRGGPLEPWHFTRRDLLADDVAVRVEYCGVCASDISAVRHGDVFPLVPGHEMTGEITAVGIAVTRFEIGDKVAVGNIIDSCGTCPPCLAGRENWCRRFPTLTYGNTDPKDGLVTRGGYSSEYVLPAKFTYHLPEGLDPAGAAPLMCAGITTYSPMKRWGVGPGKSVGIVGMGGLGHIALKLAHALGAEVVQFTRSEDKADEARALGADDVVLSTDEKQMAAQTGRFDFILDTVGAPHSVEPYMSALGMDGTLCVVGIPEGAIEVNPLSLIHGAKTLAGAGSGGTVETREMLDFCAEHGITAEIELMRPDQINEALGRLARNDVRYRFVLDMAAQRQ